The Deltaproteobacteria bacterium genome segment CATTCCTGTTTTGGAATCAATTTCGGCCGAAAGGGCCAGATCCTTGACCGCTTCTTTCACCTTTGCCTCGCACGACCCGCAGGTCATCCCCTCGATTTTCATTTCGCACGATTTGGTTGCGGCGGCCTCGGGTGTCTTTGCCTCGGGTTCGGCGGCTGTCGCGGCTGAGGCAAATCCAAAACTAAGCAGGAAAACAAGAGCGATTGTGTCGATGAATTTCATAGATTCCTCCGTTGGGGGGGTATATTACCGAATATTTATGGATGCGCAAGATCCAAACAGCCATTCCTCATGGACCTGCCCCATGCACCCCGAGATTGTGCGGGATAAGCTTGGGAGCTGTCCCCTTTGCGGCATGGCCCTGGAGTTGCGGACTCCCTCTGCCGAACCGGAGGAGAATGCGGAACTCAAAGAAATGTCGCGGCGCTTCCGGGTCAGTTTGGTTCTGTCCATTCCGCTTGTTGCCATCGCCATGAGCGATTTTCTGCCGGGCGTTTTTTTCCATCGACTGATGACTTTTCGTTGGATTGGCTGGTTTGAGTTGGCCCTTGCCTCGCCGGTGGTTTGCTGGGGGGGATGGCCCTTTTTTGTCCGGGGCGTTCAATCGGTCAAAAACAAAAGCCTCAACATGTTCACGCTGATCGGCCTCGGTGTGTTTGTTGCCTATGGATACAGTCTCGTCGCGGCGCTCTTTCCGTCCCTATTTCCCCCTTCTTTCCGAAATGCCGGGGGAATGGCGGCGGTTTACTTTGAAGCGGCGGCGGTGATTGTGACGCTGGTGCTCCTGGGGCAGGTGCTTGAGCTGAAGGCGCGAAGCAAAACAGGGAAGGCCATCAAGTTGCTTTTAGGGCTTGCCCCAAAGACCGCTCGCCGTTTGCACGCCGACGGAACCGAGGAGGACGTTCCGCTCGATCACGTCCATGTCGGCGATCTCCTTCGCATTCGGCCCGGTGAAAAAGTTCCGGCTGACGGCGTGGTGACGGAGGAGAGCAGTTTAGTGGATGAATCGATGGTGACCGGCGAGCCGATACCCGTTTCAAAAAAAGCGGGTGACCGCGTCATCGGCGCCACCGTCAATGGCACCGGCTCTTTGGTCATGCGGGCCGAAAAGGTCGGCGCCGAAACCCTTCTGGCGCAAATTGTCCGGATGGTCTCCGAGGCGCAACGAAGCCGGGCGCCGATCCAGAAATTGGCCGATGTCGTCTCGGGTTATTTTGTTCCGGCTGTTGTCTTCACTGCGGCGGTCACTTTTATCGTCTGGGGATGGATTGGACCTGAACCAAGAATGGCCCACGCCCTGATTAATGCGGTGGCCGTTTTGATCATCGCCTGCCCCTGCGCGCTCGGCTTGGCCACGCCGATGTCGATCATGGCGGCCACAGGAATTGGGGCGACGATGGGGGTCCTTTTCAAAAGCGCCGAGGCGATCGAGACAATGCGGAAGGTGGACACGCTGGTTGTCGACAAAACAGGAACCCTGACGCTCGGAAAACCGAGGCTTCTGTCATCCGTGGCGGCACACGGCTTCAGCGAGAACGAATTGCTGAAATTTGCGGCCGGCGTGGAACGGGCCAGCGAACATCCTCTGGCGGCGGCGATTACGGCGGGAGCCTCCGAAAAGGGAATCGGTCTTGAAAAAGTGGAAAATTTTGAATCTCTAACCGGCAAGGGGGTGCGGGGCCGGGTTGGCGGAAAGACGGTCGCCGTGGGAAATAAAAAACTGCTTGAGGATCTTAAAGTGGAGGCCGGTTCGCTTCTTTCTCTGGCGGAAAACATGAGGGGAGATGGCCAGACCGTGATGTTTGTCGTGGTGGATGGAAAACCGGCCGGCCTCGTGGGCGTTGCCGATCCGATTAAAGAGACGACACCGGATGCGATCCGCAAAATTCACGCAGAGGGAATCCGCGTAGTCATGCTGACCGGTGACAGCAGGACGACGGCCCTGGCTGTGGCCAAAAAACTTCAAATCGACGATGTGATGGCGGAGGTGCTCCCCGATCAGAAAGTGGAGGTGATCAAAAAATTGCAAAAAGAGGGACGTTTTGTCGCCATGGCGGGAGACGGCATCAATGACGCCCCCGCCTTGGCGCAGGCGCATGTGGGAATCGCCATGGGGACCGGCGCCGATGTGGCGATGGAGTCGTCGGGCGTGACGCTGGTCAAGGGGGACCTTCGCGGCATTGTCCGTTCGCGGGTGTTAAGCCGGGCCGCCATGCAAAACATCAGGCAAAATCTCTTTTTTGCGTTTATCTATAATGCGCTCGGCGTTCCGATTGCGGCCGGGGCGCTTTACCCTTTTTTTGGAATTCTTTTAAGCCCCGTCATTGCCGCCGCGGCGATGAGTTTTTCTTCGGTCTCGGTGGTGGGCAATTCCCTGCGTCTTCAACGGATAAAAATTTAGGGTCATTCGCCGATCCGCCCCAGCATGATGCCGGCGCCGATCGCCATGGCCGGCGGCACTTTTAAAATCAAAAGAATCCCGGCCAGCAAGGCCATCTTGATGCCTGGAATCAGCAGACAAAAAAACAGAACGTGTCCCGCATGCCCCGCCACATAAGGGAGATCGACCAGCATCCCGATGGAGACGAAAAAAAGGGCGTTGAACCCGTATCGAAGCGGGCGGATTTCGGAGAGCGCCTCCACCTGATATTCGGTGGAACCGACAATCAACCCCCCCAGAAAGGCGCCGAGGGCAAAAGAAAGACCGAACCGGTCGGTGAGCCAGGCCAGACCGAGCGCAAAAACAATGATGGTGATAAGGAAAACCTCCCGGCTTTTGGCGCCGGAAATCCGGCGCAGGAGGGGACCGGCCAGCCGGCGGATGAAAAGAAAAACAACCAGGCCGAGTAAAAGCAAAACAGCCAGTTTTTTCCCGACAATCGCGCCGACCGCCTCAAACGACCCACTGCGGCCCAAGAGGGGGAGAAAGGCCATCATCGGCACCACCGCCAAATCCTGAAGGATAAGAATGCCGGTGGCCACGCGGCCCGGAACCGAATCGTGCAGCCGGCGCGAAATCAACGATCCGAGAACAACGGCAGTGCTGGACAGGGCAATGATGCAACCGAAGTAGATCCCCTGTTCCATCGGCCATGAGGCAAATCGGCCGATCAAGGCGCCCGCAACGATGCAAAAAACAATCTGCAAAAAACCCCCTGTCATCACGGAGGTCCGGTGCCTTGCAAAATGGGCCAGCGAGAATTCAAGTCCGATGGCAAAAAGGAGGAGGGTGACGCCGACATCGGCCAGAATGTTGATCTGCTCGGCCTCGTGGATCAGCTTGAAACCCGACGGGCCGATGAGGGTTCCGGTTAAAATAAAACCGACAATCGGGGGGAGGCGGACAAGCCTTAAGAGTAGAACAACCGGCACCGTCACCAGAAAAACAAGAAGGATATCGCGTAAAATCAGTTCGCCCATGAGTTTTTTGCAACAAAGGATTCGATATAGCAGATACCGGGCAAAGGTTGAACAATTTCCGTTGGGAAAATCCCCTTGTCAGGCAATAGCAGAAACTGTATGAGAAAAACGATGGAAAACATCCAGCAATTTTCAGCTGTTGCGCCTGCGACCCCTTATGCGGCCCGGGCCGGAAATAAGCCGATGAAGGGGCGGGACATCATCGTTTGTGCGCTGGAAAGGGAAGGGGTGGAGGTGATCTTCGGCTACCCCGGCGGCGCCTCGATGGAAATCCACCAGGGGCTTACCCTCTCCAAAAAAATCCGGATGGTCCTGCCGCGGCACGAACAGGCGGGGGCCTTTGCCGCCTGCGGTTACGCGCGGGCGACCGGAAAACCGGGAGTCTGCCTCGCCACCTCGGGGCCGGGGGCCACCAACCTTGTTACCGGAATTATGGACGCCAAGATGGATTCGGTCCCGCTGATCGCCATCACGGGGCAGGTGCCGACCACGATGATGGGGGGAGACGCCTTTCAGGAAACCGACATCGTCGGCGCCACCTTCCCCTGCGTCAAGCACAGTTATCTCGTCAAGGACGTGAACCTGATCCCGGCGATCATCAACGAGGCCTTCACCATCGCCCGGACCGGCCGGCCGGGGCCGGTACTCATCGACTTTCCAAAGGACATTCAACAGCAGGAGATTGTTCCCGACTTCAACCGCCGGATTCACCGCCCCGGTTATCATCCCGACATTGCCCCTCCGCAAAAAGAGGTTCTGGAAGCGGCGCGAATGATTTCCCGGGCCAAACAGCCAATCATCTATGCCGGAGGGGGAATCATAACGGCGGAGGCCTCGGAAGAGCTCCGCGCTTTTGTCCACAAAACAAAAATTCCCATAACGACCACCGTCATGGGACTCGGGTGTTATCCGGAGAATGATCCCCTTTCTTTGCGGATGTTGGGAATGCACGGCGCTGTCTACGCCAACATTGCCATGAACAAGGCGGATCTCGTTATCGCCCTCGGCGTCCGTTTTGACGACCGGGTCACCGGAAAACTCTCGGAATTTTGCAAAGGAGCCAAATTCATT includes the following:
- a CDS encoding heavy-metal-associated domain-containing protein; the protein is MKFIDTIALVFLLSFGFASAATAAEPEAKTPEAAATKSCEMKIEGMTCGSCEAKVKEAVKDLALSAEIDSKTGM
- a CDS encoding copper-translocating P-type ATPase; its protein translation is MHPEIVRDKLGSCPLCGMALELRTPSAEPEENAELKEMSRRFRVSLVLSIPLVAIAMSDFLPGVFFHRLMTFRWIGWFELALASPVVCWGGWPFFVRGVQSVKNKSLNMFTLIGLGVFVAYGYSLVAALFPSLFPPSFRNAGGMAAVYFEAAAVIVTLVLLGQVLELKARSKTGKAIKLLLGLAPKTARRLHADGTEEDVPLDHVHVGDLLRIRPGEKVPADGVVTEESSLVDESMVTGEPIPVSKKAGDRVIGATVNGTGSLVMRAEKVGAETLLAQIVRMVSEAQRSRAPIQKLADVVSGYFVPAVVFTAAVTFIVWGWIGPEPRMAHALINAVAVLIIACPCALGLATPMSIMAATGIGATMGVLFKSAEAIETMRKVDTLVVDKTGTLTLGKPRLLSSVAAHGFSENELLKFAAGVERASEHPLAAAITAGASEKGIGLEKVENFESLTGKGVRGRVGGKTVAVGNKKLLEDLKVEAGSLLSLAENMRGDGQTVMFVVVDGKPAGLVGVADPIKETTPDAIRKIHAEGIRVVMLTGDSRTTALAVAKKLQIDDVMAEVLPDQKVEVIKKLQKEGRFVAMAGDGINDAPALAQAHVGIAMGTGADVAMESSGVTLVKGDLRGIVRSRVLSRAAMQNIRQNLFFAFIYNALGVPIAAGALYPFFGILLSPVIAAAAMSFSSVSVVGNSLRLQRIKI
- a CDS encoding cation:proton antiporter, coding for MGELILRDILLVFLVTVPVVLLLRLVRLPPIVGFILTGTLIGPSGFKLIHEAEQINILADVGVTLLLFAIGLEFSLAHFARHRTSVMTGGFLQIVFCIVAGALIGRFASWPMEQGIYFGCIIALSSTAVVLGSLISRRLHDSVPGRVATGILILQDLAVVPMMAFLPLLGRSGSFEAVGAIVGKKLAVLLLLGLVVFLFIRRLAGPLLRRISGAKSREVFLITIIVFALGLAWLTDRFGLSFALGAFLGGLIVGSTEYQVEALSEIRPLRYGFNALFFVSIGMLVDLPYVAGHAGHVLFFCLLIPGIKMALLAGILLILKVPPAMAIGAGIMLGRIGE
- the ilvB gene encoding biosynthetic-type acetolactate synthase large subunit, encoding MENIQQFSAVAPATPYAARAGNKPMKGRDIIVCALEREGVEVIFGYPGGASMEIHQGLTLSKKIRMVLPRHEQAGAFAACGYARATGKPGVCLATSGPGATNLVTGIMDAKMDSVPLIAITGQVPTTMMGGDAFQETDIVGATFPCVKHSYLVKDVNLIPAIINEAFTIARTGRPGPVLIDFPKDIQQQEIVPDFNRRIHRPGYHPDIAPPQKEVLEAARMISRAKQPIIYAGGGIITAEASEELRAFVHKTKIPITTTVMGLGCYPENDPLSLRMLGMHGAVYANIAMNKADLVIALGVRFDDRVTGKLSEFCKGAKFIHVDIDASELNKNIKVDVPIQANVKDVLRRWNDIVKAGEIEEWHAQIEAWKKEFPHHYKKSSRAINPQFVIEQLAKLAPKDSIVSVGVGQHQMWAAQFYGFHTPRAWLCSSGLGAMGFGLPAAMGAQIAFPRRTVIDIDGDGSFLMNIQELQTLRQEKIPVKAIVLNNKYLGMVAQWEDRFYKSVRGHTYIGEAAFAEIADAFGIKGATVTKPSQVVPALKKMLAHKGPYVLDVKCPYDDKTHGHVIPMIPGGRTYLDTILVEGITLRDYWKKKGILRE